A genomic window from Candidatus Methylacidiphilum fumarolicum includes:
- a CDS encoding zinc-dependent alcohol dehydrogenase family protein, whose protein sequence is MKAVRIHTFGLDGLAMVDLADPKEPKDKEILVRLQAVSLNYRDWLMVKGLYNPDQALPLIPCSDGAGEVVAVGKAVQSFRPGDRVVGTFFQDWLAGPFEKKYAQSVLGGPLDGTLAEYIILKEEGALPVPKNLSFEEAATLPCAALTAWNGIVEEATVSPGQTVVVQGSGGVSLFSMQFALACGAQVIFLSRSEEKIEKAKRLGAKEGINITKEKNWHRKVRELTEGRGADVLIDVLGGNLEESIKAVKHGGMVCSIGILVGLKAEIDVVSLLMRQAKIHGIYVGNRLMFEAMNRAITTLGIKPLIDTVFPFSQYKEAFLRLESGKHFGKIVLRLGGKSGVL, encoded by the coding sequence ATGAAAGCAGTAAGGATCCATACTTTTGGACTCGATGGACTTGCCATGGTCGATCTTGCTGATCCAAAGGAGCCCAAAGATAAAGAAATTCTGGTACGGCTTCAGGCAGTTTCTTTGAACTATAGGGATTGGTTGATGGTGAAAGGACTGTATAATCCCGATCAAGCTTTACCTTTGATCCCGTGCTCTGATGGAGCGGGCGAAGTGGTGGCCGTAGGCAAAGCGGTCCAGTCTTTTCGGCCTGGGGATAGAGTAGTTGGAACTTTTTTTCAAGACTGGCTAGCTGGTCCTTTCGAAAAAAAATATGCTCAATCGGTGCTGGGCGGCCCTCTGGATGGTACCCTTGCTGAATATATCATTTTGAAAGAAGAGGGGGCGTTACCGGTTCCTAAAAATCTTAGTTTTGAAGAAGCGGCTACGCTCCCTTGTGCAGCACTGACAGCCTGGAATGGGATTGTGGAAGAAGCGACCGTCTCTCCTGGACAAACCGTTGTTGTGCAGGGCAGTGGAGGCGTAAGCCTTTTTTCCATGCAATTTGCGTTGGCCTGTGGGGCTCAAGTGATCTTTCTGTCCCGGAGTGAAGAAAAGATAGAAAAAGCAAAAAGACTAGGAGCTAAAGAGGGCATAAATATCACTAAAGAGAAGAATTGGCATAGAAAAGTTCGGGAACTGACGGAGGGAAGGGGTGCAGATGTACTGATCGATGTACTGGGAGGGAATTTGGAGGAAAGCATTAAGGCTGTCAAACATGGGGGAATGGTATGTTCGATTGGGATTTTGGTTGGATTAAAAGCCGAGATTGATGTGGTTTCTCTTCTTATGAGGCAAGCAAAAATCCATGGGATCTATGTGGGTAATCGGCTTATGTTTGAGGCGATGAATAGAGCCATTACAACGTTGGGAATTAAACCGCTGATCGATACCGTCTTTCCTTTTTCTCAATACAAGGAAGCTTTTCTGCGCTTAGAAAGTGGCAAGCATTTCGGAAAGATTGTCCTTCGGCTAGGCGGTAAATCGGGAGTTTTATAA
- the tyrS gene encoding tyrosine--tRNA ligase, whose translation MHPLLKILTRGTEQVISEEELDKLLSSGKKLRIKFGVDPTSANLHLGHAISLLKLKQFQDLGHQVLLVIGDFTASIGDPSGRNTTRPLVPKEQILKNAQTYTEQAFKILDKEHTEIFWNGSWFGRLSAEELLGLGRRVTVNKLLHRQDFHDRFTADQSIFLHELFYPLLQAWDSVMVRADIEIGGRDQLFNMLLGRDFQKEEGQNPQVVITLPILEGLDGSRKMSKSLGNDIGITEPPKEIFGKTMSISDWLMKRWFLVLFGEEVDLLTNPMEEKKRLAEKIVTLFYGKEEAIKARTEFERVFSKKELPEEMPEFCFSQKQMPIVELLVAVGAVKSKSEARRLITQGGVSYQGKKVTDIHDCVEIQPDAVLRCGKRFFARIKPSS comes from the coding sequence ATGCACCCTCTTTTAAAGATATTGACTAGAGGTACTGAACAGGTCATTTCAGAAGAAGAGCTAGACAAGCTACTGAGTAGCGGAAAAAAGTTGCGGATCAAGTTTGGCGTAGATCCAACCTCGGCCAATCTTCATCTTGGTCATGCCATTTCCTTGCTGAAGCTCAAACAATTTCAAGACTTAGGCCATCAAGTGCTTCTAGTGATTGGTGATTTTACTGCTTCGATTGGTGACCCGAGCGGAAGAAACACTACAAGGCCTCTGGTGCCTAAGGAGCAGATCCTTAAGAATGCCCAAACCTATACGGAGCAGGCTTTCAAGATCCTTGATAAAGAGCACACGGAAATTTTTTGGAACGGCAGCTGGTTTGGGCGCCTATCGGCCGAAGAACTGCTTGGTCTAGGAAGAAGAGTCACGGTTAATAAGCTTCTGCATAGGCAGGATTTTCATGACCGGTTCACTGCTGATCAATCCATATTCCTTCATGAGCTATTTTATCCGCTATTGCAAGCTTGGGATTCGGTCATGGTGAGGGCTGACATTGAAATTGGGGGAAGGGATCAGCTCTTCAATATGTTGTTAGGAAGAGATTTTCAAAAGGAAGAAGGACAGAATCCACAAGTGGTGATAACTCTTCCTATTTTGGAGGGCTTGGATGGCTCAAGAAAAATGAGTAAGTCTTTAGGAAATGATATTGGGATTACGGAGCCTCCGAAGGAAATCTTTGGTAAAACCATGAGCATTTCAGATTGGCTAATGAAAAGATGGTTTTTGGTGCTTTTCGGAGAAGAGGTGGATCTCCTTACTAATCCCATGGAAGAAAAGAAGAGACTTGCCGAAAAAATTGTGACTCTTTTTTATGGGAAGGAAGAAGCCATCAAAGCCAGAACTGAATTTGAGCGAGTGTTTTCCAAAAAAGAACTTCCCGAAGAGATGCCTGAGTTTTGCTTCTCTCAAAAACAGATGCCGATTGTAGAGCTATTAGTTGCTGTGGGAGCAGTAAAAAGCAAATCAGAAGCTAGAAGGTTGATCACCCAGGGTGGAGTCTCTTACCAAGGCAAAAAGGTTACCGATATTCACGACTGCGTTGAGATACAACCGGATGCTGTTTTAAGATGCGGCAAAAGATTTTTTGCTAGAATTAAGCCTTCTAGCTAA
- the thiD gene encoding bifunctional hydroxymethylpyrimidine kinase/phosphomethylpyrimidine kinase, with product MIGILIIGGSDCSCGAGIQGDLKTVTNLGAYGTTIITSIVAEHPGRVESLFPLPVSIIESQFHSILDFFPISAIKIGMLYKKELPEKIAELIQKFRIKAPIVIDPVLAAGNGDPLAEPGMEEALPKNLFPLATIVTPNIEEAEILSGFIIEGPEDLPSVAQDLAEQYGTSFMIKGGHLQGKTTLDVLHHNGKTYSFELPRIFSANPHGTGCSMASMIAVFLAQGLDVPNAVERAKHTLYEKIKREIQIGPFYFLPPQ from the coding sequence ATGATTGGAATACTTATTATTGGAGGATCTGATTGTAGTTGCGGAGCTGGCATACAAGGCGATTTAAAAACTGTTACAAACCTTGGGGCCTACGGGACAACCATTATAACTAGCATTGTTGCCGAACATCCTGGCCGTGTTGAATCCTTATTTCCCCTCCCCGTTTCGATTATTGAATCTCAGTTTCATTCCATTCTAGACTTTTTTCCAATCTCAGCAATCAAAATTGGGATGCTCTATAAAAAGGAACTTCCAGAAAAAATTGCGGAATTAATCCAGAAGTTTCGCATTAAAGCACCCATAGTCATTGATCCGGTGCTGGCTGCCGGAAACGGAGATCCCCTTGCCGAACCTGGAATGGAAGAAGCACTGCCTAAAAACCTTTTTCCCTTAGCCACAATCGTCACTCCCAACATAGAAGAAGCCGAAATATTGAGTGGTTTTATAATTGAAGGTCCCGAAGACTTACCCAGCGTGGCTCAAGACTTGGCCGAACAGTACGGCACCTCCTTCATGATCAAAGGCGGCCATCTTCAAGGGAAAACGACACTCGATGTGCTTCACCACAATGGCAAAACCTACTCGTTTGAATTGCCGCGGATTTTTTCTGCCAATCCCCATGGAACGGGCTGTTCTATGGCTTCCATGATTGCTGTTTTCCTTGCCCAAGGGTTGGACGTACCTAATGCTGTGGAAAGAGCTAAACACACCCTCTATGAGAAAATAAAAAGAGAAATACAAATCGGTCCCTTTTATTTTTTGCCTCCACAATGA
- the bamD gene encoding outer membrane protein assembly factor BamD, which yields MNTFRYRKVLLLFFLTFFFLKVELYAPLVWRPGEGWVDESTGTGLSASSSRDQLNLAKKFEEAKDYDNALKAYRILIRKWPYAVFAPEAQFRIGQCLEKKGDFLGANKAYDRMIQKYPSSSFFEQALERKLAIGNLYLAGEPKRLFNIPMGSGLDIAADIFESIIRAAPYGRFAPQAEFQLGLTRIKQKKFTDAIATFNRLLDKYPNHSLADDAQYEIGYTWYVASQASEYDQSATEKAIEGFEDYIVRYPSGDKVEAAKAHIAELKGKTTLGSFHIAQYYERAKNFKAAYIYYSDVIKQNPTSDQAKIAEQKIIQLRPLVAKDLGLPSLTSNPPSAPSPNGNSASSSETQQTKGTP from the coding sequence ATGAACACTTTTCGTTATCGAAAAGTTTTACTCCTCTTTTTCTTGACTTTTTTCTTTTTAAAGGTTGAGCTCTATGCTCCATTGGTATGGAGACCAGGAGAAGGTTGGGTTGATGAAAGTACAGGAACGGGGCTTTCCGCTTCCAGTTCCAGAGATCAGCTCAACTTAGCAAAAAAGTTTGAAGAGGCCAAAGATTATGACAACGCCTTGAAAGCGTATCGGATTCTCATCAGGAAATGGCCCTATGCAGTGTTTGCTCCTGAAGCACAGTTTCGTATTGGACAATGTCTAGAAAAAAAGGGGGATTTTCTTGGAGCCAATAAGGCCTATGATCGGATGATCCAGAAATATCCTTCATCAAGTTTTTTCGAACAGGCGCTGGAAAGAAAATTGGCTATTGGTAATCTTTATCTCGCCGGTGAACCCAAAAGGTTGTTCAATATCCCCATGGGTTCAGGACTGGATATCGCAGCGGATATTTTTGAAAGCATTATTCGGGCGGCTCCCTATGGTCGTTTTGCTCCACAGGCAGAATTTCAGCTTGGCTTAACTCGAATTAAACAAAAAAAATTTACAGATGCGATTGCAACTTTTAATCGTTTGCTAGATAAGTATCCTAATCATTCCCTAGCGGATGATGCCCAGTATGAAATTGGGTATACGTGGTATGTTGCTTCACAGGCTTCTGAGTACGATCAGAGTGCAACGGAAAAGGCAATTGAGGGTTTTGAAGATTACATTGTTCGATATCCTTCGGGGGATAAGGTAGAAGCAGCTAAAGCCCATATTGCCGAACTCAAGGGAAAGACCACTTTGGGCAGTTTTCATATTGCCCAGTATTATGAAAGGGCTAAGAATTTCAAAGCCGCCTACATTTATTATAGTGATGTGATCAAACAGAACCCTACCTCGGATCAGGCAAAAATTGCTGAGCAAAAAATTATCCAACTGCGACCTCTAGTTGCCAAAGATTTGGGATTGCCTTCCTTAACCTCCAATCCTCCTTCTGCGCCTTCTCCCAATGGGAACTCCGCTTCCTCTTCCGAAACTCAGCAAACGAAAGGAACCCCTTAA
- a CDS encoding glycoside hydrolase family 57 protein: MKSSPLGYLALLLHAHLPFVRHPEDEEVLEEDWLFEAITECYIPLLWMLEELYQAAIRCKLTLSLSPTLCSMLKDPLLIQRYKRYLLKRIELCSKEIERYAAADPERLLLAKFYKERFQNVWKSFTEVYAEDILGQFKKYHEKSLLELVTSSATHGYLPLLKNPKQAVNAQIFVAIESFFDSFQTYPKGFWLPECGYYPGIEFFLQSAEIRWFVLEAHGLLFSEPRPFLGLFSPIYTPSGPAAFGRDSLSSKEVWSAQEGYPGDPVYREFYWDLGFESDLDYIRPYILPTGQRKFTGIKYYRITGKTEQKALYNPQKAQQRAKEHAENFIMKREEAIKKAAPLFPTFTKPILLCPFDCELFGHWWFEGPLFLKELIKKAHQSEILELTTPLEYLHRYPTQQICRPTYSSWGLEGYSKMWLNETNDFIYQHLHEAAYLLVELVRKYKNGNKQTVRSLKQAARELLLAQASDWPFLISKSTAKEYAFLRVITHLNRFSELCEGIIQQKINKSLLEYCEYTDNLFPSLNLNYFS, encoded by the coding sequence ATGAAATCATCCCCTTTGGGCTATCTAGCATTGCTACTGCATGCGCACCTCCCCTTCGTGCGTCATCCTGAGGATGAGGAGGTTTTAGAAGAAGATTGGCTCTTTGAAGCAATCACCGAATGTTATATTCCGCTGTTGTGGATGCTCGAAGAACTATATCAGGCGGCGATTCGGTGTAAACTGACCCTTTCCTTAAGTCCAACCCTCTGTTCAATGCTAAAGGATCCCCTGCTTATCCAACGCTACAAACGCTACCTTCTAAAACGGATCGAACTTTGCTCAAAAGAAATAGAGCGATATGCCGCAGCCGATCCTGAAAGATTGCTGCTTGCGAAATTTTATAAGGAAAGGTTTCAGAATGTCTGGAAGAGCTTTACAGAAGTGTATGCTGAAGATATTCTTGGCCAGTTTAAAAAATACCATGAAAAAAGCCTTTTAGAACTGGTCACCTCTTCGGCCACCCACGGGTATTTGCCGCTGCTAAAAAATCCAAAACAGGCGGTTAACGCCCAAATCTTTGTGGCTATTGAGAGTTTCTTTGATTCCTTTCAGACCTATCCTAAAGGCTTCTGGCTGCCCGAATGCGGTTATTATCCGGGAATTGAATTTTTCCTGCAATCTGCCGAAATCCGCTGGTTTGTCCTGGAAGCGCATGGCCTACTTTTTTCTGAGCCTCGTCCGTTTCTGGGTCTTTTCTCCCCAATCTACACTCCTTCTGGTCCAGCCGCCTTTGGCCGTGACTCTCTTTCAAGCAAAGAAGTATGGAGCGCTCAAGAAGGCTATCCCGGAGATCCTGTGTATAGAGAGTTCTACTGGGATTTAGGTTTTGAATCCGATCTCGATTATATTAGACCATATATCCTACCTACCGGACAGAGAAAATTTACAGGTATCAAATACTACAGGATTACAGGAAAAACTGAACAAAAAGCGCTCTATAATCCCCAAAAGGCCCAGCAAAGAGCTAAAGAACATGCCGAAAATTTTATCATGAAAAGAGAAGAAGCAATTAAAAAAGCGGCGCCTCTATTCCCAACCTTCACTAAGCCAATTCTCCTTTGTCCTTTCGACTGTGAACTTTTTGGCCATTGGTGGTTCGAAGGCCCGCTTTTTTTAAAAGAACTAATAAAGAAAGCACATCAGAGCGAAATCCTTGAGCTAACTACTCCTTTGGAATATCTCCATCGTTATCCTACCCAACAGATATGTCGTCCGACCTATTCGTCTTGGGGACTCGAGGGATATTCCAAAATGTGGCTTAATGAAACGAACGATTTTATCTATCAGCATTTGCATGAGGCTGCTTATCTTCTGGTTGAACTCGTTAGAAAATATAAAAATGGCAATAAACAAACTGTTCGATCTTTGAAACAGGCAGCAAGAGAGCTATTGCTTGCCCAGGCTAGCGACTGGCCCTTTCTGATCAGCAAGTCCACTGCTAAAGAATATGCCTTTTTACGAGTCATTACCCATCTGAACCGCTTTTCAGAACTCTGTGAAGGGATTATCCAACAAAAGATTAATAAAAGCTTACTCGAATACTGTGAATATACCGATAATCTTTTCCCATCCCTTAATCTCAATTATTTTAGTTGA
- a CDS encoding DUF4912 domain-containing protein, with the protein MSKKTGKKLNNFTLSHPPLPQGAKKSFLLKTKAVFSSKGQGKTQSEIQLSAAAQPSSSPPIPPSLPKTGRKQLFFYLFAVDPHALHAYWIMDQKAFRAFEKSRWVFRLVSNGSQLEAELPLEKSTHRIYYTKAKPNTRYHAEIGFYISSSNHFILIAKSPEAHTPPLSFSAKNEIRLATLPPQLSFQELIQKATKKGIKKETVAEAFELPPQKIQQLLTEKESVIQSSEQTPNLFSFPDSIQNFLFPQDPSLSSSYSSPIPPYTPLKEFSSFEFFPWFQPEDFPLQFLWPASFGFEPKEGSFPQNEPPESRHFPLELEVELVIRGKTSPNALLKVSNKKMQVAEDGSFTFRFDFVDGIYEVPIEAFDQENLQAEKLVLFFSRFSRPLLEVQSFFPSP; encoded by the coding sequence ATGTCGAAAAAAACTGGAAAAAAATTAAACAACTTTACTCTCAGCCACCCTCCTTTACCACAGGGAGCTAAAAAGAGTTTTCTTTTAAAGACCAAAGCAGTTTTCAGCTCCAAAGGTCAAGGAAAAACGCAATCAGAGATCCAATTGTCTGCCGCGGCCCAACCCTCTTCCTCTCCTCCTATCCCTCCTTCGCTTCCAAAGACTGGGAGAAAACAGCTCTTTTTCTATCTTTTTGCCGTAGACCCACATGCCCTACATGCCTACTGGATTATGGATCAAAAAGCCTTCAGGGCTTTCGAAAAGAGCCGTTGGGTATTTCGGTTGGTTAGTAATGGCTCTCAACTGGAAGCAGAATTGCCATTAGAAAAATCAACGCATAGAATCTATTATACTAAAGCAAAACCCAACACCCGCTACCATGCTGAAATCGGGTTCTATATTAGTAGCAGCAATCATTTTATCCTCATTGCCAAATCCCCCGAAGCCCATACCCCTCCTCTTTCTTTCTCTGCAAAAAATGAAATAAGATTAGCTACGCTCCCCCCACAGCTCTCCTTTCAAGAGCTTATCCAAAAAGCCACAAAAAAAGGCATTAAAAAGGAAACCGTCGCTGAGGCCTTTGAGCTTCCTCCTCAGAAAATCCAACAGCTCCTCACTGAAAAAGAATCCGTGATCCAATCCTCAGAACAAACTCCCAATCTTTTCTCTTTCCCAGATTCAATTCAAAATTTTCTCTTCCCCCAAGACCCCTCATTGAGTAGTTCGTATTCTTCTCCTATCCCCCCTTATACTCCCCTAAAAGAATTCTCTAGCTTTGAATTCTTTCCGTGGTTCCAACCCGAAGACTTTCCACTCCAGTTCCTTTGGCCTGCTTCTTTTGGATTTGAACCAAAAGAGGGATCCTTCCCACAGAATGAACCGCCAGAATCTCGGCATTTTCCTTTGGAACTGGAAGTCGAGCTCGTTATCCGAGGCAAAACTTCCCCAAATGCCCTTCTAAAAGTCTCCAATAAAAAGATGCAAGTCGCTGAAGATGGCTCTTTTACTTTTCGGTTCGATTTTGTCGATGGCATTTATGAAGTTCCCATTGAAGCCTTTGACCAAGAAAATCTACAGGCAGAAAAGCTCGTTCTGTTCTTTTCCCGTTTCAGTCGACCTCTCCTTGAAGTTCAATCCTTTTTTCCTTCTCCTTGA
- a CDS encoding ApaG domain-containing protein encodes MEEFLKVNEIKVIIEHLEYERSKSLSSNYLYVCFYYISILNFSPKTVLLKGRKWIVTNDLGEKTVIEGLGIVGTYPRLKMGEKFRYSSHHFYSRPSVVEGSYFGIDSEGSLIVIPVPKFSLLIPEDII; translated from the coding sequence ATGGAAGAATTTTTAAAAGTCAATGAGATCAAAGTGATTATTGAGCATCTCGAATATGAACGCTCCAAAAGCCTTTCTTCCAATTATCTTTATGTCTGTTTTTATTATATTTCGATTCTGAATTTTAGCCCCAAAACAGTGCTCTTAAAAGGTAGAAAATGGATAGTGACCAATGACTTAGGTGAAAAAACGGTCATTGAAGGCCTGGGGATTGTTGGGACTTATCCAAGATTGAAGATGGGAGAAAAGTTCCGTTATTCAAGCCATCATTTCTATTCGAGGCCTAGTGTCGTCGAAGGCTCTTATTTTGGCATTGATTCAGAAGGCTCTCTGATTGTGATCCCTGTCCCTAAATTTTCTCTTTTGATTCCTGAAGATATTATTTAG
- a CDS encoding LptE family protein — translation MTHRRATFWLWIVCFFFCIGLVGCSGGYRLGSIGGPAIQGIKTIYVPTVKNKTVIPGLQSMVTNEIIRAIDNDGTMQTSRNVDADAELDVTIVDFNRVILRPEILDPFTTAEYKLIITASVTLINRKLGRATIKGAQVSGSSYYFTQTNMPEAQRQDLPLVAEDLANRIVNLLTEGW, via the coding sequence ATGACGCATCGAAGAGCGACCTTTTGGCTATGGATTGTGTGTTTTTTCTTTTGTATTGGTCTTGTTGGATGTTCGGGTGGGTACCGGCTTGGTAGTATTGGCGGACCAGCGATTCAGGGGATCAAGACGATTTATGTTCCGACGGTGAAAAACAAGACAGTTATTCCGGGGTTGCAGTCGATGGTGACCAATGAGATCATCAGGGCTATCGACAATGATGGGACTATGCAAACATCTAGGAATGTTGATGCAGATGCCGAACTAGACGTGACAATTGTGGATTTCAACAGAGTCATCCTAAGGCCAGAAATTCTAGATCCTTTTACTACCGCTGAATACAAGCTCATTATTACTGCTTCGGTCACCTTAATTAATAGGAAGCTTGGCAGAGCAACGATAAAAGGAGCTCAGGTCAGCGGCTCTTCCTATTATTTTACGCAAACAAACATGCCTGAAGCCCAAAGGCAAGATCTTCCGTTAGTTGCAGAGGATTTGGCCAATCGGATCGTTAATCTATTAACAGAAGGCTGGTAA